In a single window of the Terriglobia bacterium genome:
- a CDS encoding hydantoinase B/oxoprolinase family protein, which produces MSPPRRYDPIRMEIFKSLYASAAEEMGVTLRRTAFSPNIKERRDYSCAVFDADGQLVAQGDHMPVHLGSMPMSVRAAVQAVTMGPGDIVVLNDPYEGGTHLPDITLVSPVFEPGSRRRRLLFYVANRAHHSDVGGMTPGSMPLSTEIFQEGLRIPPVKLFSAGKRVDEVFRLILANVRTPREREGDITAQIAANRTGERRLLHITGRYGAKEALAYAGHLQDYAENMVRALLRQIPEGTYSAEDFLDDDGISRRPVKLAARISVGDGKLEVDFAGTDPQVTGSVNAVRAITESAVYYVVRALIPESIPASSGVLRPISIKTPERSLVDARFPAAVAAGNVETSQRIVDVLLKAFAQAVPERIPAASSGTMNNLTLGGINPRDGQVFSYYETVGGGMGACASKDGNSGIHTHMTNSLNTPVEALEYAFPFRVRRYSLRPNTGGRGAHRGGDGIVREIELLTDADATILSDRRHFRPYGLMGGEAGKPGRTRVTDQRHAKLLSSKCRFKVRAGGHIVVETPGGGGWGPRRGRVKG; this is translated from the coding sequence ATGTCGCCACCACGCAGGTACGATCCGATACGGATGGAGATCTTCAAGTCCCTCTACGCCTCGGCTGCCGAGGAGATGGGTGTAACCCTGCGCCGCACCGCGTTTTCGCCGAACATCAAGGAGCGGCGCGACTACTCCTGTGCCGTATTTGATGCCGATGGGCAATTGGTCGCGCAGGGCGATCATATGCCCGTGCACCTCGGATCGATGCCGATGTCGGTGCGCGCGGCCGTTCAGGCCGTGACCATGGGACCCGGCGATATCGTGGTCCTGAACGATCCCTATGAAGGTGGCACCCATCTGCCTGACATCACCCTTGTCAGCCCGGTTTTCGAGCCGGGCTCCCGGAGGCGCAGATTGCTTTTCTATGTCGCCAATCGTGCACACCACTCCGATGTCGGGGGCATGACACCGGGCTCGATGCCGCTGAGCACCGAGATATTCCAGGAGGGGCTCCGCATCCCGCCGGTCAAACTGTTCTCGGCCGGAAAGCGGGTGGATGAGGTTTTCCGGCTGATTCTGGCCAACGTCAGGACGCCACGCGAACGCGAGGGGGACATCACGGCTCAGATCGCGGCCAACCGAACCGGGGAGCGCCGCCTGTTGCACATCACCGGCCGTTACGGAGCGAAAGAAGCCCTCGCCTACGCCGGCCACCTGCAGGATTATGCCGAGAATATGGTCCGTGCCCTCCTGCGGCAGATTCCCGAGGGAACATACTCTGCCGAGGATTTCCTGGATGACGATGGCATCAGCCGCCGTCCCGTGAAGCTCGCCGCACGCATCAGCGTCGGCGACGGGAAGCTCGAAGTCGATTTCGCGGGCACGGATCCCCAGGTCACGGGGAGCGTCAATGCGGTCCGGGCCATCACCGAATCCGCCGTCTACTATGTCGTGCGCGCGCTCATCCCCGAATCGATCCCTGCCAGTTCCGGCGTGCTGCGCCCCATCAGCATCAAAACTCCGGAAAGGAGCCTGGTTGATGCACGCTTTCCCGCGGCAGTTGCGGCGGGAAACGTCGAGACCTCCCAACGCATCGTCGACGTGCTGCTGAAGGCGTTTGCCCAGGCTGTGCCGGAACGTATTCCCGCCGCCAGCAGCGGCACCATGAACAATCTCACGCTGGGCGGCATCAATCCGCGGGATGGGCAGGTCTTTTCCTATTATGAGACCGTCGGCGGGGGCATGGGAGCGTGTGCTTCAAAGGATGGGAACAGCGGCATCCACACCCACATGACAAATTCACTGAACACACCCGTGGAGGCGCTCGAGTACGCGTTCCCCTTCAGAGTGCGTCGCTATTCACTTCGGCCCAACACCGGCGGCAGGGGAGCGCACCGGGGCGGCGACGGCATTGTGCGCGAGATCGAGTTGCTGACGGACGCCGACGCCACGATTCTCTCCGATCGCCGACACTTCCGCCCTTACGGTCTGATGGGGGGCGAGGCGGGCAAGCCCGGGCGAACCAGGGTGACGGACCAGCGCCATGCAAAACTCCTGTCTTCCAAGTGCCGCTTCAAGGTCAGGGCAGGCGGGCATATCGTTGTCGAAACTCCGGGCGGGGGCGGCTGGGGGCCGCGGCGCGGGAGAGTGAAGGGATGA
- the menC gene encoding o-succinylbenzoate synthase, whose protein sequence is MHIQSVQLREIHLPLVHYFETSFGRTCNRRIILLTVRTQDGAGYGECTAGEEPSYSSETTETAWHILSDFIIPRLLGRDLEDARAVAPILDPIRGHRMAKAALETAAWDLEARMRGVPLSRHIGGVRNEISCGVSIGIQASIEALLENVRREVAAGYRRIKIKIKPGWEIEPLRRIRAEFPDFPLMVDANSAFHLTDIHLLRRLDQFNLMMIEQPLACDDIVDHAVLQKEIETPICLDESIHSAEDACKAVEMGSCRIINVKLGRVGGYSEAIKINDYCTRLAIPIWCGGMLESGVGRAHNIAMSSLSAFTLPGDVSASKRYFAEDTVQPPVTVTPEGTIRLTDRPGIGYDLDWERIQRATMRIRDFK, encoded by the coding sequence ATCCACATCCAGTCGGTGCAGCTGCGTGAGATCCACCTGCCCCTGGTTCACTATTTCGAGACCAGCTTCGGGCGCACCTGCAATCGGAGGATCATCCTCCTCACGGTGAGGACCCAAGACGGCGCCGGCTATGGCGAGTGCACGGCAGGGGAGGAGCCGAGCTACAGCAGCGAAACGACGGAAACTGCCTGGCACATTCTGTCGGATTTCATCATCCCGCGCCTGTTGGGGCGGGACCTGGAGGACGCGCGGGCCGTAGCTCCGATCCTGGACCCGATCCGCGGACACCGCATGGCGAAGGCTGCGCTTGAGACGGCCGCCTGGGACCTGGAAGCCCGCATGCGGGGTGTTCCGCTCAGCAGGCACATCGGCGGCGTGCGCAACGAAATCTCCTGCGGCGTGTCCATCGGCATCCAGGCGAGCATCGAAGCCCTGCTGGAAAATGTACGCCGGGAGGTGGCGGCAGGATATCGCCGGATCAAGATCAAGATCAAGCCGGGCTGGGAGATCGAGCCGCTGCGGCGCATTCGCGCCGAATTTCCCGACTTTCCTCTGATGGTGGATGCCAACTCTGCATTTCACCTGACCGACATTCACCTGTTGCGCCGGCTCGACCAGTTCAACCTGATGATGATCGAGCAGCCGCTTGCCTGTGACGACATCGTCGACCACGCCGTCCTGCAGAAGGAGATCGAAACGCCGATCTGCCTGGATGAGTCGATCCACAGCGCGGAAGACGCCTGCAAAGCAGTGGAAATGGGCAGCTGCCGCATCATCAACGTCAAGCTTGGGCGCGTGGGCGGTTACAGCGAGGCAATCAAGATCAATGATTACTGCACGCGCCTCGCGATCCCCATCTGGTGCGGCGGCATGCTTGAGAGCGGAGTCGGCAGAGCGCACAATATCGCCATGTCTTCGCTCTCCGCGTTCACGCTCCCGGGGGATGTTTCGGCCAGCAAGCGCTACTTCGCCGAAGACACCGTTCAGCCGCCTGTGACTGTGACGCCTGAGGGAACCATTCGCCTTACCGACAGGCCGGGAATCGGTTACGATTTGGACTGGGAACGGATCCAGCGCGCCACCATGCGGATCAGAGACTTCAAATAG
- a CDS encoding amino acid racemase: MPDRVIGILGGMGPEATVDFFREIIQLTPAKKDQEHIPILIYSDPRVPERTGAILHGGEDPTPYLVKAAVTLETAGAGILAMPCNTAHYYLPRLRPEVSIPILDMIEETYLSTRTRIGDAQAVGLLATKGTILSGVYRDVFGRHGMEVLVPDPGDQESIQQAIFQIKAGSYDRTRQETFERIGAALVARGAMAVILGCTEIPLGFNAGRVDYPVVNATRVLAQAAVDWALRRRE; encoded by the coding sequence ATGCCGGATCGCGTAATCGGAATCTTGGGTGGGATGGGGCCGGAAGCCACCGTCGACTTTTTCCGGGAAATCATTCAACTTACCCCTGCAAAGAAAGATCAGGAGCACATACCGATTCTAATCTATTCGGATCCCCGGGTTCCCGAGCGGACCGGTGCGATTCTTCATGGCGGGGAAGATCCGACCCCTTACCTGGTCAAGGCTGCCGTGACACTGGAGACCGCAGGTGCCGGAATCCTGGCCATGCCGTGCAACACCGCACATTATTATTTGCCCAGGTTGAGGCCGGAGGTGAGCATCCCAATCCTAGATATGATCGAAGAGACGTACCTGAGCACGCGTACCCGGATCGGGGATGCTCAAGCCGTTGGGCTGTTGGCGACGAAGGGAACGATCCTGAGCGGAGTCTATCGCGACGTATTTGGGCGGCACGGTATGGAAGTGCTCGTGCCGGATCCGGGCGATCAGGAGAGCATTCAGCAGGCCATTTTCCAGATCAAGGCCGGCAGCTACGATCGCACACGGCAGGAGACTTTTGAGCGGATCGGTGCCGCGCTCGTGGCGCGGGGGGCAATGGCCGTCATTCTGGGGTGCACTGAGATCCCCCTGGGATTTAATGCCGGCCGCGTGGATTATCCGGTTGTGAACGCCACGCGCGTGCTTGCCCAGGCAGCCGTCGATTGGGCGCTCAGGAGAAGAGAATGA
- a CDS encoding HAD family phosphatase: protein MSPGPTRCLLLDLGMVLIDLNYGTLGEKMKALTGLEPPQLQVMLTADGLVQRFETGKLEGTQFYHEVCRRIGISVPWPDFLEAWDSVLGQPMIPDELLAVLARKIRMWVISNTNEFHFDFLARHFSFLRHFEGFVLSHEVGALKPDARIFLSALEKMQTSASEVLFVDDQEANVKAAQDLGIGAFQFLNSGQFAAELKSRGLY, encoded by the coding sequence ATGAGCCCGGGCCCCACCCGCTGCCTGCTCCTCGATCTCGGCATGGTTCTTATCGACTTGAATTACGGGACCCTCGGCGAGAAGATGAAGGCGCTTACGGGGCTCGAACCCCCGCAACTCCAGGTTATGCTCACGGCGGATGGCCTCGTGCAGAGATTCGAAACAGGAAAGCTCGAAGGAACGCAATTCTATCATGAGGTGTGCCGGCGCATCGGAATCTCTGTACCCTGGCCGGACTTCCTGGAGGCATGGGACTCCGTACTCGGGCAGCCCATGATTCCCGATGAACTGCTCGCCGTGCTGGCGCGCAAAATCCGCATGTGGGTCATCTCCAATACCAACGAGTTTCACTTTGATTTTTTGGCACGCCACTTCAGTTTTTTACGCCATTTCGAAGGCTTCGTGCTCTCCCACGAGGTGGGCGCGCTCAAGCCTGATGCCCGGATTTTTCTCAGTGCCTTGGAAAAGATGCAGACGAGCGCTTCCGAAGTGCTGTTTGTGGACGACCAGGAAGCGAATGTGAAGGCCGCTCAGGATCTGGGTATCGGTGCCTTTCAATTCCTGAATTCCGGCCAGTTCGCTGCAGAACTGAAATCCAGAGGACTCTACTGA
- a CDS encoding Spy/CpxP family protein refolding chaperone — protein MRKRISIAWIGLLALFMVEGALAQGVLKDIPLGKWWTNKRIIQELRLTPEQQSKIDAVWTQNSRNLIDQQAEFKKLQLDLSELLAKDSIDEAAAMKVFEALQQARLSLERGTFLMRLQIKNLLSPEQQQKVEMISERQRQQKAKNDAAAAGSAPPPVKKSGR, from the coding sequence ATGAGGAAGCGAATCAGCATTGCCTGGATCGGTCTCCTTGCCTTGTTCATGGTTGAGGGCGCTCTGGCCCAGGGAGTATTAAAGGACATTCCCCTGGGCAAGTGGTGGACGAACAAACGCATCATCCAGGAACTCAGGCTCACCCCGGAGCAGCAATCGAAGATAGATGCCGTGTGGACGCAGAACAGCAGAAACCTGATCGACCAGCAGGCAGAGTTCAAGAAACTTCAATTGGACCTTTCGGAACTTCTGGCTAAGGATTCGATCGACGAGGCTGCCGCCATGAAGGTGTTTGAAGCACTTCAGCAGGCGAGGCTGAGCCTCGAGCGCGGTACATTCTTAATGCGTCTCCAGATCAAGAACCTGCTCTCGCCGGAACAGCAGCAGAAGGTCGAAATGATCTCCGAACGCCAGCGCCAGCAGAAGGCAAAGAACGACGCTGCCGCTGCCGGTTCGGCACCACCGCCGGTGAAAAAATCGGGCCGCTGA
- a CDS encoding sigma-70 family RNA polymerase sigma factor has protein sequence MDSIDSDAALMVAFQHGNSEAFDQLLDKYHKPIVNFIYKIVNNSAEAEELAQEVFLRIYKARHGYEPRARFAAWIYRIATNLSLKEADRKRRMRFWTRNNNSHEDSAAEEERLRDPEPDAERQLVSSELGIVIRRAISSLPRNERVALVLRRYEDLSYKEIAGIMDCTEAAVKTYIHRGKLHVRDRILPYLQKGRI, from the coding sequence ATGGATTCGATCGATTCGGATGCGGCACTGATGGTTGCTTTTCAGCACGGTAACTCTGAGGCATTTGATCAGCTTCTGGACAAGTATCACAAGCCTATTGTCAATTTTATTTACAAAATTGTCAATAACTCAGCGGAAGCTGAAGAACTGGCGCAGGAAGTCTTCCTCAGGATCTACAAGGCTCGTCACGGTTATGAACCGCGGGCGAGGTTCGCTGCCTGGATATACAGGATCGCAACCAATCTGAGCCTGAAGGAGGCAGACCGGAAGCGTCGCATGCGTTTCTGGACCCGCAACAACAATTCCCATGAGGACTCCGCTGCCGAAGAAGAGAGACTCCGCGATCCGGAACCGGATGCCGAACGACAGCTGGTTTCCTCCGAATTGGGAATCGTTATCCGCCGCGCGATCAGCTCGCTGCCGCGGAACGAGAGGGTAGCCCTGGTACTCAGGCGCTATGAGGATTTGAGCTACAAAGAGATAGCAGGGATCATGGATTGCACGGAGGCGGCGGTCAAGACCTACATCCACCGCGGCAAGCTGCATGTGCGCGACCGGATTCTCCCTTATCTGCAGAAAGGAAGGATTTAA
- a CDS encoding HAMP domain-containing protein: MANTDVRIGSHFVAFRSVRNKLLVLMIVLSLLPLMGISVFSYFVGSRQIAEDRIQLVLKNKAQDTADKIDIMLRSQKQEVASMATTFSLIYPSLGEQARGSMVPLLNNFCLYNEVYDILAVLDNRGKIVAINTVNRFGQRLLSPDRIGEDITEYPAEKELFTKSIRGEVSQHDWYQSMLVQKLYDYRNEDVSYQYNVAFSEPMSNPSTHEIIGVWIGIINWSYIQGILDSVEPDLANQGLRTGYAFMYAKDINTIIGHKYRLNRADIEPQSYPPNAQNLYNTRIIQDHGLKNLHDAIVLQERTFAYEFPAGNKKESGIAPIADTSLGWIVGVGVDETDIFRPIKNLSWWLAGATLLLTILVVIFTFLVAQGITVPLKNLIHTAQTIAQGNLAQRVLIRSSDEVGILGATFNDMAGALEARENQLQELNRNLEDMVRQRTRELESSHEALKKAYLDLQNTQEQLVHTEKMASLGQLVAGIAHEIKNPLNFIYGNTSFLSDYTRKLQALLEAYDGMPSLSPEDRARITGIKESINYNFIREDLPTLIDNFTEGASRINNIVSDLRTFSRMDSYTMSEIDVHASIEISLNLLRNQYKERVEIHREYGEIPKVQGYSGKLSQVFMNLLSNAFHAIGDKGDVWIRTRAADGVVQVEIQDNGHGIPRENLKRIFEPFFTTKAVGQGTGLGLSISYGIVEQHHGRIFVANAPGGGSIFTVRLPIFQEKAEQ; encoded by the coding sequence ATGGCAAACACTGACGTTCGCATAGGTTCACATTTTGTCGCCTTCAGGAGTGTGCGCAACAAGCTGCTGGTCCTGATGATCGTGCTCTCGCTACTGCCGCTGATGGGGATTTCCGTGTTTTCCTACTTCGTCGGCAGCAGACAGATCGCGGAAGACCGGATCCAGTTGGTTCTCAAGAACAAGGCTCAGGACACCGCCGACAAGATCGACATTATGCTCCGCAGCCAGAAGCAGGAGGTGGCGTCCATGGCCACCACTTTCTCGCTGATCTACCCGTCGCTTGGCGAGCAGGCTCGCGGGAGCATGGTTCCGCTGCTGAACAACTTCTGCCTCTACAACGAAGTCTATGACATCTTAGCCGTTCTGGACAATCGGGGAAAGATCGTCGCCATAAACACGGTGAATCGGTTCGGTCAACGGCTCCTGTCGCCGGATCGCATCGGTGAGGACATCACCGAGTATCCGGCTGAGAAGGAGCTATTTACCAAGTCCATCCGTGGTGAGGTTTCGCAGCACGATTGGTACCAGTCCATGCTGGTCCAGAAATTATATGACTATCGGAACGAAGACGTGAGCTATCAGTACAACGTCGCGTTTTCCGAGCCCATGAGCAATCCCTCGACCCATGAGATTATCGGGGTTTGGATCGGCATCATCAACTGGTCCTACATTCAGGGCATTCTCGACAGCGTGGAGCCGGATCTTGCTAACCAGGGCCTCAGGACCGGATACGCCTTCATGTATGCGAAGGACATCAACACGATCATCGGGCACAAATACCGGTTGAACAGGGCCGATATTGAGCCGCAGTCCTATCCGCCCAACGCCCAGAATCTTTACAACACGCGGATCATCCAGGATCATGGATTGAAGAACCTGCACGATGCGATCGTGCTGCAGGAGCGCACCTTCGCTTACGAGTTTCCCGCCGGCAACAAGAAGGAATCAGGGATCGCCCCGATTGCCGACACCTCCCTCGGCTGGATCGTCGGCGTGGGCGTGGACGAAACCGACATCTTCCGCCCGATCAAGAACCTGAGCTGGTGGCTGGCCGGCGCGACCCTGCTGCTTACCATCCTGGTGGTGATTTTCACGTTCCTGGTTGCACAGGGGATCACGGTGCCGCTCAAGAACCTGATCCACACTGCCCAGACCATCGCTCAGGGAAACCTGGCACAACGGGTGCTGATACGATCGTCCGATGAAGTGGGAATTCTCGGTGCGACGTTTAACGATATGGCGGGCGCCCTCGAGGCCCGCGAGAATCAGCTTCAGGAGCTCAACCGCAACCTCGAAGACATGGTGCGCCAGCGCACCAGGGAGTTGGAAAGCTCCCACGAGGCGCTCAAGAAGGCCTACCTGGATCTTCAGAATACCCAGGAACAGCTCGTTCACACCGAGAAAATGGCCTCCCTGGGACAACTGGTGGCGGGGATTGCCCACGAGATCAAAAACCCGCTCAACTTCATTTACGGCAATACCAGCTTTCTCTCCGACTACACGCGCAAGCTTCAGGCCCTGCTGGAGGCGTATGACGGTATGCCGAGCCTGTCGCCGGAGGATCGCGCCCGGATCACCGGCATCAAGGAGAGTATCAACTACAACTTCATCCGGGAAGACCTGCCCACCCTGATCGATAATTTCACGGAGGGCGCCAGCCGGATCAACAACATCGTTTCCGATTTGCGTACCTTCTCGCGCATGGACAGCTACACGATGTCCGAGATTGACGTGCACGCCTCGATCGAGATCTCGCTCAACCTGCTTCGCAACCAGTACAAAGAACGCGTCGAGATCCACCGGGAGTACGGCGAAATCCCCAAAGTCCAGGGCTATTCAGGGAAGCTCAGTCAGGTGTTCATGAACCTGCTCTCGAACGCTTTCCACGCCATCGGCGACAAGGGCGATGTGTGGATTCGCACCCGGGCCGCTGACGGGGTGGTCCAGGTAGAGATCCAGGACAACGGCCACGGCATCCCTCGCGAGAACCTGAAGCGCATTTTCGAACCCTTTTTCACGACCAAGGCGGTCGGCCAGGGAACGGGACTCGGCCTGAGCATCAGCTATGGCATCGTCGAGCAGCACCACGGGAGAATCTTCGTCGCAAATGCTCCGGGCGGCGGCTCCATCTTCACCGTGCGCCTGCCGATCTTCCAGGAGAAGGCTGAACAGTGA
- a CDS encoding sigma-54 dependent transcriptional regulator, with the protein MKKYDLLLIDDEPANLQKMHRTFVDQYTVHLAQTGEEALQILKSHPIDAVITDQKMPNMTGIEFLDAARKDHPDLVRIILTGYAEVNDLIAAINASKVHKYITKPWAPDDLRMAVREALEKRELQRENERLAAELQEANERLRSENIILRRKAELEDRSQAIIYGSAEMENILKLLRRVTGTETTVLIQGETGTGKELVARFIHNESNRRDRIFIPVNCGAIPRELVESEFFGHAKGAFTGASLDKKGFFEMADGGTIFLDEIGEAPAELQVKLLRVIQEGEIMPVGFHQPKSVDVRLIASTNRDLRAEVDAGRFRQDLYFRINVFSVTIPPLRERTKDILPLAEYFLKQFSIRLNRKIGHFKMETRNLLEAYSWPGNVRELQNEIERLVLLAELEKEIGPEFLSDHIRQRQRSSPPPDGNLKIAVQNLEEEMIRNTMERFQHNKSRVARALGISRQSLLEKLRRMHLPA; encoded by the coding sequence GTGAAAAAATACGATTTGCTCCTGATTGACGACGAGCCCGCGAACCTGCAGAAGATGCACCGTACCTTTGTGGATCAGTACACTGTGCACCTGGCACAGACCGGGGAGGAAGCCCTGCAGATCCTGAAATCCCACCCGATCGACGCCGTGATCACCGATCAGAAGATGCCCAACATGACCGGTATCGAGTTCCTCGACGCGGCCCGCAAAGATCACCCCGACCTCGTGCGCATCATTCTCACGGGGTACGCCGAAGTGAATGATCTGATCGCCGCAATCAACGCCAGCAAAGTTCACAAGTACATCACCAAGCCGTGGGCGCCCGATGACCTGCGCATGGCGGTGCGGGAAGCCCTGGAGAAGCGTGAGCTGCAGCGCGAAAACGAACGCCTTGCCGCCGAGCTTCAGGAAGCCAATGAACGCTTGCGTTCAGAGAACATCATTCTGCGCCGGAAGGCGGAACTGGAAGATCGTTCCCAGGCCATCATCTATGGCAGTGCCGAGATGGAGAACATCCTCAAGCTGCTGCGCCGGGTGACCGGAACGGAGACCACCGTCCTGATTCAGGGGGAGACAGGGACAGGGAAGGAGCTCGTCGCACGTTTTATTCACAACGAGAGCAACCGTCGCGACCGGATCTTCATACCCGTGAACTGTGGAGCTATCCCCAGAGAACTGGTCGAGAGCGAGTTCTTCGGTCATGCCAAAGGCGCCTTCACCGGCGCCAGCCTCGATAAAAAGGGCTTTTTCGAGATGGCCGACGGGGGAACCATCTTCCTGGATGAGATCGGCGAGGCGCCTGCCGAACTGCAGGTCAAGCTGTTGCGGGTCATCCAGGAAGGAGAAATCATGCCTGTCGGGTTTCACCAGCCCAAGAGCGTCGATGTCCGCCTCATCGCCTCGACCAACCGGGACCTGCGCGCCGAAGTCGATGCCGGTCGCTTCCGCCAGGACCTCTATTTCCGCATCAATGTCTTTTCCGTGACCATCCCGCCGCTGCGCGAGCGCACTAAAGACATCCTTCCGCTCGCGGAATATTTCCTGAAGCAGTTTTCCATCAGGCTGAACCGGAAGATCGGCCACTTCAAGATGGAAACACGGAATCTGCTGGAGGCCTACAGCTGGCCGGGCAACGTGCGCGAATTGCAGAACGAGATCGAGAGGCTCGTGCTGCTGGCTGAACTCGAAAAGGAGATCGGTCCGGAATTCCTCTCTGACCACATCCGGCAGCGCCAGAGGTCTTCCCCTCCTCCAGATGGAAACCTCAAGATTGCCGTGCAGAATCTCGAGGAAGAAATGATCCGCAACACCATGGAGCGATTTCAACACAACAAATCACGTGTAGCCCGTGCCCTGGGCATCAGCCGCCAGTCGCTGCTCGAAAAACTCAGACGCATGCACCTGCCCGCCTGA
- a CDS encoding RNA polymerase sigma factor, whose protein sequence is METTERLDQEEVGSRLLNRCRRDDPEACNALLALYNRRIFNTAFRILGEESWAEDALQETLINIYRGITRFRGASKISTWVSRITVNVCLGMIRKGRNKRFVALDEDTAAREFPASPTPYVDPLRYTMTSELKAFVEEVFVRMSEKQGVVVRLHDMEGNTIPEIARILHCPVGTVKSRLFYGRQEFKDIYNALTGNGALAPNSAN, encoded by the coding sequence ATGGAAACGACGGAAAGATTGGATCAAGAAGAGGTGGGATCGAGGCTGCTGAATCGCTGCCGCAGGGACGATCCCGAAGCCTGCAACGCGCTCCTGGCGCTCTATAACCGAAGGATTTTCAACACCGCCTTCCGCATCCTGGGAGAGGAGTCGTGGGCGGAGGATGCGCTTCAAGAGACGCTTATCAACATCTATCGTGGCATCACCCGCTTCAGGGGGGCTTCCAAGATTTCGACCTGGGTAAGCCGGATCACAGTGAATGTATGCCTGGGAATGATTCGGAAAGGGCGCAACAAGCGCTTTGTCGCGCTGGATGAAGACACGGCTGCGAGGGAGTTTCCAGCCAGCCCAACCCCATATGTCGACCCGCTCAGGTATACGATGACCAGCGAATTGAAGGCGTTCGTGGAAGAAGTTTTTGTGCGCATGTCCGAAAAGCAGGGGGTTGTAGTACGACTGCACGACATGGAAGGAAACACCATCCCGGAGATCGCCCGCATCCTGCACTGCCCGGTTGGGACCGTGAAGTCCCGCCTCTTCTATGGGAGACAGGAGTTCAAGGATATTTACAATGCACTGACCGGCAACGGAGCTCTTGCCCCGAACAGCGCCAACTGA